One window from the genome of Lysobacter helvus encodes:
- a CDS encoding VOC family protein — MQASFQRISPFLWFDTQAEEAAQQYTALFANSKITDTQRYSKEAEQASGKPAGSVMTVAFELDGQKFVAINGGPHFKFSEAVSFVINCRTQEEIDHFWDGLSDGGDPAAQMCGWLKDRFGVSWQVVPAELGALLSKNGGAAMQALMQMKKLDLATLRAAAGA; from the coding sequence ATGCAGGCCAGTTTCCAGCGCATCTCGCCCTTCCTGTGGTTCGACACCCAAGCCGAGGAGGCCGCGCAGCAGTACACGGCCCTGTTCGCGAATTCGAAGATCACGGACACCCAGCGCTATTCGAAGGAAGCCGAACAGGCTTCCGGCAAGCCGGCGGGCTCGGTGATGACGGTGGCGTTCGAACTGGACGGGCAGAAGTTCGTCGCGATCAACGGCGGGCCGCACTTCAAGTTCTCCGAAGCGGTGTCGTTCGTCATCAACTGCAGGACGCAGGAAGAGATCGACCACTTCTGGGACGGCCTGTCCGACGGCGGCGATCCGGCCGCGCAGATGTGCGGCTGGCTGAAGGACCGCTTCGGCGTGTCGTGGCAGGTGGTGCCCGCAGAACTCGGCGCGCTGCTGTCGAAGAACGGCGGCGCCGCCATGCAGGCGCTGATGCAGATGAAGAAGCTCGACCTGGCCACGCTGCGCGCAGCCGCGGGCGCCTGA
- a CDS encoding GAF domain-containing sensor histidine kinase has translation MPRTRQDDLDAIARLPAVDKILRVVARATGMRFTAVARVTDTEWIACAVHDEIDFGLKPGGALELGTTICNEIRQHREPVIFGHASADPHWSQHHTPRIYGLESYISVPIFRRDGTFFGTLCAIDPQPAKLDDPTILETFQLCTDLIAAQLEQDERMHATEAALVDAEALAHWREQFIAILGHDLRSPLMSLTVGTHMLSLAPLDAQWQGQVQRMARSCERMTGLIDDLLDLARSRLGEGIPVALVRDGELEASFAQVVEEVRGGHPSHAIRAALTLDQDVLCDRRRLSQLLANLLVNAATHGAQASPIDVAADIVENVLVVSVANTGTPIADADRARLFQPYVRVAPGDGQGGLGLGLYIAAEIARAHGGTLTVQSSADDGTRFEFRMPMDAAVVTAAT, from the coding sequence ATGCCCCGTACCCGCCAGGACGATCTCGACGCGATCGCCCGCTTGCCTGCCGTCGACAAGATCCTGCGCGTCGTCGCGCGCGCCACCGGCATGCGCTTCACGGCGGTCGCCCGGGTCACCGATACGGAGTGGATCGCGTGCGCGGTGCACGACGAGATCGACTTCGGCCTCAAGCCCGGCGGTGCGCTGGAACTCGGGACCACCATCTGCAACGAGATCCGCCAGCACCGCGAGCCGGTGATCTTCGGCCACGCCAGCGCGGACCCGCACTGGTCGCAGCACCACACGCCGCGCATCTACGGGCTGGAGAGTTACATCTCGGTGCCGATCTTCCGTCGCGACGGGACCTTCTTCGGCACGCTGTGCGCGATCGACCCGCAGCCGGCGAAGCTCGACGATCCGACGATCCTCGAAACCTTCCAGTTGTGCACCGACCTCATCGCAGCGCAACTGGAACAGGACGAGCGCATGCACGCCACCGAAGCCGCGCTGGTGGATGCCGAAGCGCTGGCGCACTGGCGCGAACAGTTCATCGCGATCCTGGGCCACGACCTGCGCAGCCCGCTGATGTCGCTCACCGTCGGCACGCACATGCTTTCGCTTGCGCCGCTGGATGCGCAATGGCAGGGCCAGGTGCAGCGCATGGCGCGCAGTTGCGAACGCATGACGGGATTGATCGACGACTTGCTGGACCTGGCGCGCAGCCGCCTCGGCGAAGGCATCCCGGTCGCGCTGGTGCGCGACGGCGAACTGGAGGCATCGTTCGCGCAGGTGGTCGAGGAAGTGCGCGGCGGCCATCCCTCGCACGCGATCCGCGCGGCGTTGACGCTGGACCAGGACGTGCTGTGCGATCGCCGGCGCCTGTCGCAGTTGCTCGCCAACCTGCTCGTCAACGCGGCCACGCACGGGGCGCAGGCCTCGCCGATCGACGTGGCGGCGGACATCGTCGAAAACGTCCTCGTCGTGTCGGTCGCCAACACGGGCACCCCGATCGCGGATGCCGATCGCGCGCGCCTGTTCCAGCCCTACGTGCGCGTGGCGCCCGGCGACGGGCAGGGCGGGTTGGGCCTCGGCCTGTACATCGCCGCGGAAATCGCGCGCGCACACGGCGGCACCTTGACCGTGCAATCCAGCGCGGACGACGGCACGCGGTTCGAGTTCCGCATGCCGATGGACGCCGCGGTGGTGACCGCGGCGACGTAA
- a CDS encoding response regulator: MISAADILSARILVVDDDADAAHALEAVLTSAGHRGVTVATDPRTVVALHREHDFDAILLDVLMPGMDGFEVMEALKPYERDGYLPVIALTGEPGHRTRALRVGAKDFLRKPFDPEELLLRVRNLVEVRLLYKERAHIAPAVHAAA; the protein is encoded by the coding sequence ATGATCAGCGCCGCCGACATCCTTTCCGCCCGCATCCTCGTCGTGGACGACGACGCCGACGCCGCGCACGCATTGGAGGCCGTGCTCACCTCCGCGGGCCATCGCGGCGTGACGGTCGCGACCGATCCGCGCACCGTCGTCGCGCTGCATCGCGAGCACGACTTCGACGCGATCCTGCTCGACGTGCTGATGCCCGGCATGGACGGCTTCGAAGTGATGGAAGCGCTCAAGCCCTACGAGCGCGACGGCTACCTGCCGGTGATCGCGTTGACCGGCGAGCCGGGCCATCGCACCCGCGCCCTGCGCGTGGGCGCCAAGGATTTCCTGCGCAAGCCCTTCGATCCCGAAGAGCTGCTGCTGCGCGTGCGCAACCTGGTCGAGGTGCGCCTGCTCTACAAGGAGCGTGCGCACATCGCCCCGGCCGTGCACGCCGCGGCCTGA
- a CDS encoding NUDIX domain-containing protein — translation MPQASCGLLLYRRDADALRVLIVHPGGPYWRLRDVGAWSIPKGLSQPGESAEDTALREFAEELGTPVAGRLQSLGSIRQRGGKHVEAFALEGDFDVDTVDSNLFDLEWPPGTGHMQRYPEVDRAAWCTLLEARAKLLPAQVEFLDRLNVLLAG, via the coding sequence ATGCCGCAGGCCAGCTGCGGGTTGTTGCTGTACCGGCGCGACGCCGACGCCTTGCGCGTGCTCATCGTGCATCCGGGCGGCCCGTATTGGCGGCTGCGCGACGTGGGGGCATGGTCGATCCCGAAAGGCCTCTCGCAACCGGGCGAATCGGCGGAAGACACGGCGCTGCGCGAATTCGCCGAAGAACTCGGCACGCCGGTGGCGGGCCGCCTGCAATCGCTCGGCAGCATCCGCCAGCGCGGCGGCAAGCACGTGGAGGCGTTCGCGCTGGAAGGCGACTTCGACGTCGACACGGTGGACAGCAACCTTTTCGACCTGGAATGGCCGCCGGGCACGGGCCACATGCAGCGTTATCCGGAAGTCGACCGCGCCGCGTGGTGCACGTTGCTGGAAGCGCGCGCGAAGCTGTTGCCGGCGCAGGTGGAATTCCTGGATCGGTTGAACGTGCTGCTGGCGGGTTGA
- a CDS encoding DksA/TraR family C4-type zinc finger protein, with product MATGWANDNAVNEQIDATVKDGIQRIRSRLPKGPSLEACEECGATIPEARREAVPGVRLCVPCQEAVDAEEAGFAGYNRRGSKDSQLR from the coding sequence ATGGCGACCGGCTGGGCCAACGACAACGCCGTCAACGAACAGATCGATGCGACCGTGAAAGACGGCATCCAGCGCATCCGCAGCCGCTTGCCGAAGGGGCCGTCGCTGGAAGCGTGCGAGGAATGCGGCGCCACGATCCCCGAGGCGCGCCGCGAGGCCGTGCCCGGCGTGCGCCTGTGCGTGCCGTGCCAGGAAGCGGTGGATGCGGAAGAGGCCGGATTCGCGGGCTACAACCGGCGGGGCAGCAAGGACAGCCAGCTGCGTTGA
- a CDS encoding VOC family protein, with product MAAKDFIPQGYHTLTPSVVVNDAAKAMQFYTDAFGAKENYRLPMGDKIAHAEMEIEGSRFMLSDEMPDWGALSPTSRGGSTGSMMVYVPDVDASIDRATKAGAKIVQPPEDQFWGDRTGAVQDPFGHKWMFSTHKEDVAPDEMERRGKQWVQDMQKRGGATQ from the coding sequence ATGGCCGCCAAGGATTTCATTCCCCAGGGTTACCACACGCTGACGCCGTCGGTCGTCGTGAATGACGCGGCCAAGGCAATGCAGTTCTACACCGACGCGTTCGGCGCGAAGGAAAACTATCGCCTGCCGATGGGCGACAAGATCGCGCACGCGGAGATGGAGATCGAAGGCTCGCGCTTCATGCTGTCCGACGAGATGCCGGACTGGGGCGCGCTGTCGCCGACTTCGCGCGGCGGATCCACGGGGTCGATGATGGTGTACGTGCCCGACGTCGATGCGTCGATCGATCGCGCGACCAAGGCCGGCGCGAAGATCGTGCAACCGCCGGAAGACCAGTTCTGGGGCGATCGCACCGGCGCGGTGCAGGATCCCTTCGGGCACAAGTGGATGTTCAGCACGCACAAGGAAGACGTGGCGCCGGACGAGATGGAGCGCCGCGGCAAGCAGTGGGTGCAGGACATGCAGAAGCGCGGCGGGGCGACGCAGTAA
- a CDS encoding TonB-dependent receptor plug domain-containing protein — MQSSSVRRLVLSAALLPLSISLALAQEPNVPGEKEGARTYLPADFARFSPNNALDMLEQVPGFVIREAVQERGLGQATGNVLLNGQRLSGKSNDVLGQLGRIPAANVVRIEIRDGATMDIPGLAGQVANVITKAEGISGQWEWRPDVRKYYTDPQYTRGNVSVSGTAGRVDWTVGLTNNGNHSGAGGPTVIYNADGTVRERRNEEWTGESDSPTFSTQLGYNGAEGQKGNFNGRVQHVYFDYIEEGVRAGNPFIPDRFRTINSEEGGHNYELSGDYEFGFGKGRLKFIGLDSFTHSPTSDTVVDDYFDATPSDGARFARTGDQEERIARAEYRWKAHGDWQVSTEYAFNSLDSVANLYVLDGTTGAFLAVPLPGGTATVQEDRYEVMGSYGRALTPALALQVNVGGEYSKIEQVGAGGLTRSFRRPKGQVSLAWQASPKMDWNFKLERRVGQLDFYDFLANVNLTNGQSNAGNAELVPPQTWELSAEGHEKLGKWGSTTLRLYAQRIDDIVDTIPIGEFGESPGNIDRATIYGFEWKSTINLDPIGWTGAKIDATWQMEESEVKDPLTGENRPISNNLQSFADVSLRHDIPGTQWAWGGDVNYSYYELDYRLTEVGRQWEGPVWGNLFIENKDVFGMTVRFTAGNLGDAMSMWDRTVYVDRRTGPVDFHEMRNRRIGPIYSLTVSGKF, encoded by the coding sequence ATGCAATCGTCGTCCGTGCGTCGCCTGGTGTTGAGTGCAGCGCTGCTGCCGTTGTCCATCTCCCTCGCGCTCGCGCAGGAACCGAACGTCCCCGGCGAGAAAGAAGGCGCGCGCACCTACCTGCCCGCCGACTTCGCGCGCTTCTCCCCCAACAACGCGCTGGACATGCTCGAACAAGTGCCCGGCTTCGTGATCCGCGAAGCCGTGCAGGAACGCGGCCTCGGCCAGGCCACCGGCAACGTGCTGCTCAACGGACAACGCCTGTCCGGCAAATCCAACGACGTGCTCGGGCAACTCGGGCGCATCCCCGCGGCCAACGTGGTGCGCATCGAAATCCGCGACGGCGCCACGATGGACATCCCCGGGCTCGCGGGCCAGGTGGCCAACGTGATCACCAAGGCCGAAGGCATCAGCGGCCAGTGGGAATGGCGCCCCGACGTCCGCAAGTACTACACCGACCCGCAATACACGCGCGGCAACGTGTCGGTCAGCGGCACCGCGGGCCGCGTCGACTGGACCGTGGGCCTGACCAACAACGGCAACCACAGCGGCGCCGGCGGCCCCACCGTGATCTACAACGCCGACGGCACCGTGCGCGAACGCCGCAACGAAGAATGGACCGGCGAATCGGATTCGCCCACCTTCAGCACGCAGCTCGGCTACAACGGCGCCGAAGGCCAGAAGGGCAACTTCAACGGCCGCGTGCAGCACGTGTACTTCGACTACATCGAAGAAGGCGTGCGCGCCGGCAATCCGTTCATCCCCGATCGCTTCCGCACCATCAATTCGGAAGAAGGCGGACACAACTACGAATTGAGCGGCGACTACGAGTTCGGCTTCGGCAAGGGCCGCCTGAAGTTCATCGGGCTCGACAGCTTCACGCATTCGCCGACGTCCGACACCGTGGTCGACGATTACTTCGACGCCACGCCCAGCGACGGCGCCCGCTTCGCACGCACCGGCGACCAGGAGGAGCGCATCGCGCGCGCCGAATATCGCTGGAAAGCGCACGGCGACTGGCAGGTGTCCACCGAATACGCGTTCAACAGCCTGGACAGCGTCGCCAACCTGTACGTGCTCGATGGCACCACCGGCGCGTTCCTCGCCGTGCCCCTGCCCGGCGGCACGGCCACGGTGCAGGAAGACCGCTACGAAGTGATGGGCAGCTACGGTCGCGCGCTCACGCCGGCGCTGGCGTTGCAGGTCAACGTGGGCGGCGAGTATTCGAAGATCGAGCAGGTGGGCGCGGGCGGACTGACGCGGTCGTTCCGCCGGCCGAAGGGCCAGGTGTCGCTGGCCTGGCAGGCCTCGCCGAAGATGGACTGGAACTTCAAGCTCGAACGCCGCGTGGGCCAGCTGGATTTCTACGACTTCCTCGCCAACGTCAACCTCACCAACGGCCAGTCGAACGCGGGCAACGCCGAACTCGTGCCGCCGCAGACGTGGGAGCTCTCCGCCGAAGGCCACGAGAAACTCGGCAAGTGGGGCTCGACCACGTTGCGCCTGTACGCGCAGCGCATCGATGACATCGTCGACACGATCCCGATCGGCGAATTCGGCGAAAGCCCCGGCAACATCGACCGCGCCACGATCTACGGCTTCGAGTGGAAGAGCACGATCAACCTCGATCCCATCGGCTGGACGGGCGCGAAGATCGACGCCACCTGGCAGATGGAGGAAAGCGAGGTCAAGGATCCGCTCACCGGCGAGAACCGCCCGATCAGCAACAACCTGCAATCCTTCGCCGACGTCTCGCTGCGCCACGACATCCCCGGCACGCAGTGGGCCTGGGGCGGCGACGTCAACTATTCCTACTACGAACTCGACTACCGGCTCACCGAAGTGGGCCGGCAGTGGGAAGGCCCCGTCTGGGGGAACCTCTTCATCGAGAACAAGGACGTCTTCGGCATGACCGTGCGCTTCACCGCGGGCAACCTCGGCGATGCGATGTCGATGTGGGACCGCACCGTGTACGTCGACCGGCGCACCGGGCCGGTCGACTTCCACGAGATGCGCAACCGCCGCATCGGGCCGATCTACTCGCTCACGGTGAGCGGGAAGTTCTGA
- a CDS encoding YciI family protein → MRFLSLVRVKETGQRPSEKLMQDMGALMQEMTAKGALIDTAGLRASSEGFRMRNNHGKFSRTDGPFTETKEVVGGYAILEAASMDEINAMTKRFLDVHGDEWDVECEVRQIADMSEGC, encoded by the coding sequence ATGCGCTTCCTTTCCCTCGTCCGCGTCAAGGAAACCGGCCAGCGTCCCAGCGAAAAGCTCATGCAGGACATGGGTGCGCTCATGCAGGAGATGACCGCCAAGGGCGCGCTCATCGACACCGCGGGCCTGCGCGCGTCGTCCGAAGGCTTCCGCATGCGCAACAACCACGGCAAGTTCAGCCGCACCGACGGTCCGTTCACCGAAACCAAGGAAGTCGTGGGCGGCTACGCGATCCTGGAAGCGGCGTCGATGGACGAGATCAACGCGATGACCAAGCGCTTCCTCGACGTCCACGGCGACGAGTGGGACGTGGAATGCGAAGTGCGCCAGATCGCCGACATGTCCGAAGGCTGCTGA
- a CDS encoding zf-TFIIB domain-containing protein, with the protein MHCPHCTDTALQMTDRQGIEIDYCPRCRGVWLDRGELDKLIERSVSQAAPAMPSASRQHHAPYPHPGKRKSSWLSELFD; encoded by the coding sequence ATGCACTGCCCCCATTGCACCGATACCGCCCTGCAGATGACCGACCGCCAGGGCATCGAGATCGACTATTGCCCCCGGTGCCGCGGCGTCTGGCTGGACCGCGGCGAACTGGACAAGCTGATCGAACGATCGGTGTCGCAGGCGGCGCCGGCGATGCCGTCGGCCTCGCGCCAGCACCACGCCCCCTACCCGCACCCGGGCAAGCGCAAGTCGTCCTGGCTCAGCGAGTTGTTCGACTGA
- a CDS encoding pyridoxal phosphate-dependent decarboxylase family protein, which yields MSLQPCDALLTRAHAHALEHLHGLDARDVGARATRDELLAALRAPLSQPGEDDAAVIDLLASQAPRGTVACNGPRYFGFVVGGTLPVSLAADWLVSAWDQNAGIYVISPLVSVVEEIAADWLLDLFGLPPDCGVGFVTGCQMANLTGLAAARHGVLRRVGWDVEVDGLQGAPRIHVVASAESHITIDVALRYLGLGTSCVRRVEADAQGRMRPDALRAMLATLEGPTIVCAQAGNVNTGSFDPLGEIADACQAHGAWLHVDGAFGLWARASADARIRALADGIERVDSWATDAHKWLNVPYDCGVAIVRSREDHRAAMTSTAAYLVQTKGAERDAVDWVPDFSRRARGVPVYAALRALGRDGIADLVDRLCARARQMADALAREPGVAILADVVLNQVLVRFGDEDDATRRVIAAVQADGTCWLGGTTWQGRAAMRISVSNYGTSAEDAARSVDAIVRAWRQVSRTTR from the coding sequence ATGTCGCTGCAGCCCTGTGATGCCTTGCTCACGCGTGCCCATGCGCATGCCCTCGAACACCTCCATGGCCTCGACGCGCGCGACGTGGGCGCACGCGCGACGCGCGACGAACTGCTCGCCGCGTTGCGCGCACCCTTGTCGCAGCCGGGCGAAGACGACGCGGCGGTGATCGACCTGCTCGCGTCGCAGGCACCGCGCGGCACGGTGGCGTGCAACGGGCCGCGGTACTTCGGGTTCGTGGTGGGCGGGACCTTGCCGGTGTCGCTGGCCGCGGACTGGCTGGTGTCGGCGTGGGACCAGAACGCGGGCATCTACGTGATCTCGCCACTCGTGTCGGTGGTCGAGGAAATCGCGGCGGACTGGTTGCTCGACCTGTTCGGCCTGCCGCCGGACTGCGGCGTGGGCTTCGTCACGGGCTGCCAGATGGCGAACCTGACGGGCCTGGCCGCCGCGCGCCACGGCGTGTTGCGGCGCGTGGGCTGGGACGTCGAGGTCGACGGCCTGCAGGGCGCACCGCGCATCCACGTGGTCGCGTCCGCCGAATCGCACATCACCATCGATGTCGCGTTGCGTTACCTGGGGCTGGGCACGTCCTGCGTGCGTCGCGTCGAGGCCGATGCGCAGGGACGGATGCGCCCGGACGCGTTGCGCGCGATGCTCGCGACGCTCGAAGGCCCGACCATCGTCTGCGCGCAGGCCGGCAACGTGAACACCGGATCGTTCGATCCGCTCGGCGAGATCGCCGACGCCTGCCAGGCACACGGCGCGTGGCTGCACGTCGATGGCGCCTTCGGCCTGTGGGCGCGCGCCAGCGCCGATGCCCGGATCCGTGCGCTGGCCGACGGCATCGAGCGCGTCGATTCGTGGGCGACGGATGCGCACAAGTGGCTCAACGTGCCGTACGACTGCGGTGTCGCGATCGTGCGTTCGCGCGAAGACCACCGCGCGGCGATGACCAGCACGGCCGCGTACCTGGTGCAGACGAAAGGCGCGGAGCGCGACGCCGTGGACTGGGTGCCGGATTTCTCGCGGCGCGCGCGCGGCGTGCCGGTGTACGCGGCGTTGCGTGCGCTCGGGCGCGACGGCATCGCCGATCTCGTGGATCGCCTGTGCGCCCGTGCGCGGCAGATGGCCGACGCGCTCGCGCGCGAGCCCGGCGTCGCCATCCTCGCCGACGTGGTGCTCAACCAGGTGCTGGTGCGGTTCGGCGACGAGGATGACGCGACGCGCCGCGTGATCGCGGCGGTGCAGGCGGACGGGACGTGCTGGCTGGGCGGCACCACCTGGCAGGGCCGGGCGGCGATGCGCATTTCCGTGTCGAATTACGGCACCAGCGCGGAGGATGCGGCGCGCAGCGTGGACGCCATCGTCCGCGCATGGCGGCAGGTCAGTCGAACAACTCGCTGA
- a CDS encoding SOS response-associated peptidase has translation MRRFVQSFSEGNLPTGRAARDVPAALGEFPDRYNIAVRKPAAVIFDRGEGVRVEDFDWGLIPGWSAQPETKYTTVTARLDRAPRSRIFRRPWEQRRCVVPMNGYYKWDRHAKPPQPYFIQAQSGRVLFAAGLWDWWHRDEPHVYSFAILTHANAAIPPPLTPDGPIFLPPDKLVAWIDGPWFPQRFLATMPQPALEAYPVSRRIRDRDADDYTLLDPVDPMEDAVASAGFDDEIEDEDD, from the coding sequence ATGCGCCGCTTCGTCCAGTCGTTTTCGGAAGGCAACCTGCCCACGGGCCGCGCCGCGCGCGACGTGCCCGCGGCGCTGGGCGAATTTCCCGATCGCTACAACATCGCGGTGCGCAAGCCGGCCGCGGTGATCTTCGATCGCGGCGAGGGCGTGCGCGTGGAGGATTTCGACTGGGGCCTGATCCCCGGTTGGTCCGCGCAACCGGAAACGAAATACACCACGGTCACCGCGCGCCTGGATCGCGCGCCGCGCAGCCGCATCTTCAGGCGCCCGTGGGAACAGCGCCGCTGCGTGGTGCCGATGAACGGGTACTACAAGTGGGATCGCCACGCGAAACCGCCGCAGCCGTACTTCATCCAGGCGCAATCGGGACGCGTGCTGTTCGCGGCGGGTCTGTGGGACTGGTGGCATCGCGACGAGCCGCACGTGTATTCCTTCGCGATCCTGACGCACGCCAACGCCGCGATCCCGCCGCCGCTCACGCCCGACGGCCCGATCTTCCTGCCGCCGGACAAACTGGTGGCGTGGATCGACGGGCCGTGGTTCCCGCAGCGGTTCCTCGCGACGATGCCGCAGCCCGCGCTGGAGGCCTACCCCGTGTCGCGCAGGATCCGCGATCGCGACGCGGACGATTACACGCTGCTCGATCCGGTGGATCCGATGGAGGACGCGGTGGCGAGCGCGGGGTTCGATGACGAGATCGAAGACGAGGACGACTGA
- a CDS encoding CPBP family intramembrane glutamic endopeptidase — protein MQAWVARALVALVGVAGWSGACAQAPTPEQQFAQVRAEKSAAYQRVVADYDARIAAAPEDRALQIARCQFMAVASRDEEDYMESAYDDEVACETALAKRWPGAPEVDLFVLQHLYGDESVKKGEALLKTAQDWPDALRRELLVAVSDANSNNDLDHRAGELALQATHMGDARVVSRAVSYLQGKGKSGEAVALLRTAAVPESDFEKGRRIDAALALPDKQAAARELRRWKATGYAPDPEQLVRVSLRAGDVATARMASRGIPAGRYGQGAEPLRFDVALAARDYTRAASLIEPAKTDQLRETFRRFVALLKASPASIFQPRMLIVATMFSMLFVPLLLVPGLMLLPVHYRGLVRRMDGRASTPLFAPIGLWHSWYAGAVLIVFSFVGAFAAVNSDGRLVVDGQLDSTAVFRMAAWGTGFGLLCMLFVARLLWRRALVGDAAMWRATWTRIVGAWAVLLVIGVLIGVFNHAVGFDVDTEQTKMVRALAGAGHSVGQWAVLVVVAMLAPVFEELVFRGALLGGLSRHISFGWANVWQAALFAAIHGDPPRLPYYFAMGLFGGWLVKRTGSLAPAIALHMLNNAVAMGLMLAFTA, from the coding sequence ATGCAAGCTTGGGTGGCGCGCGCCCTCGTGGCGCTGGTCGGGGTGGCGGGATGGAGCGGGGCGTGCGCGCAGGCGCCGACGCCGGAGCAGCAGTTCGCACAGGTACGCGCGGAGAAGAGCGCCGCGTACCAGCGGGTGGTCGCCGACTACGACGCGCGGATCGCCGCGGCGCCGGAGGATCGCGCGTTGCAGATTGCGCGGTGCCAGTTCATGGCGGTGGCCTCCCGCGATGAAGAGGACTACATGGAGTCGGCCTACGACGACGAAGTCGCGTGCGAGACCGCGTTGGCCAAACGCTGGCCCGGCGCGCCCGAAGTCGACCTGTTCGTCTTGCAACATCTCTACGGCGACGAATCCGTCAAGAAAGGCGAGGCTTTGCTGAAGACCGCACAGGATTGGCCGGACGCCTTGCGCCGCGAGTTGCTGGTGGCCGTCTCGGACGCCAACAGCAACAACGACCTGGACCATCGCGCCGGTGAACTCGCCCTGCAAGCCACGCACATGGGCGATGCGCGTGTCGTTTCGCGCGCGGTGTCGTACCTGCAAGGAAAGGGGAAGTCCGGGGAGGCGGTTGCGCTGCTGCGCACTGCGGCCGTTCCGGAGAGCGACTTCGAAAAAGGCCGGCGCATCGACGCCGCACTCGCGCTGCCGGACAAGCAGGCCGCGGCGCGCGAACTGCGTCGCTGGAAAGCGACCGGCTACGCGCCGGATCCCGAACAGCTCGTGCGGGTGTCGCTGCGCGCCGGTGACGTGGCGACGGCGCGCATGGCGAGCCGCGGTATTCCCGCAGGACGCTATGGCCAGGGGGCCGAGCCCCTGCGCTTCGACGTCGCATTGGCGGCGCGCGACTACACGAGGGCCGCATCGCTGATCGAGCCGGCGAAGACCGATCAGCTGCGGGAAACCTTCCGCCGCTTCGTCGCGCTGCTCAAGGCATCGCCCGCCTCGATCTTCCAGCCCCGCATGCTGATCGTCGCCACGATGTTCTCCATGCTGTTCGTGCCGTTGCTGCTGGTGCCGGGCCTGATGCTGCTGCCCGTGCACTACCGCGGCCTGGTGCGTCGCATGGACGGGCGCGCGAGCACGCCGCTGTTCGCGCCGATCGGCCTGTGGCATTCGTGGTACGCCGGTGCGGTGCTGATCGTGTTCTCGTTCGTCGGTGCGTTCGCCGCCGTGAACAGCGATGGGCGCCTGGTGGTGGACGGGCAGCTCGATTCGACGGCCGTGTTCCGCATGGCGGCGTGGGGCACGGGCTTCGGCCTGCTGTGCATGTTGTTCGTCGCGCGCCTGTTGTGGCGGCGCGCGCTGGTGGGCGATGCCGCGATGTGGCGCGCCACGTGGACACGCATCGTCGGTGCGTGGGCGGTGCTGCTCGTGATCGGCGTGCTGATCGGCGTGTTCAACCACGCGGTCGGTTTCGACGTGGACACCGAGCAGACGAAGATGGTGCGTGCGCTCGCGGGCGCGGGGCACAGCGTGGGGCAGTGGGCGGTGCTGGTGGTGGTCGCGATGCTCGCGCCGGTCTTCGAGGAACTCGTGTTCCGCGGCGCGCTGCTCGGGGGCCTGTCGCGCCACATTTCGTTCGGGTGGGCCAACGTGTGGCAGGCGGCGTTGTTCGCGGCGATCCACGGCGATCCGCCGCGCCTGCCGTATTACTTCGCGATGGGGCTGTTCGGCGGCTGGCTGGTGAAGCGCACCGGGTCGCTCGCGCCGGCGATCGCGCTGCACATGCTCAACAATGCGGTGGCGATGGGGTTGATGCTGGCATTCACGGCCTGA